In the Clostridium cellulovorans 743B genome, TACACCTGTTACAGTGATTTTTCTTGTTTCTTCGTGTAATCCAACTAGTTCTACTTCGTCTCCTACATGAAGAATTCCTCTTTCAACTCTTCCAGTTGCAACTGTTCCTCTTCCAGTGATTGTGAATACATCTTCTACTGGCATTAAGAATGGTTTGTCTGTTGCTCTTTCTGGTGTTGGGATGTATGAATCAACTGCTGCCATTAATTCCATTACGCATTTTGTTGCTTCTTCATCTGATGGGTTTTCTAATGCTTTTAATGCTGATCCTGTTATTACTGGAGTATCATCTCCTGGGAATCCGTATTCATCTAGTAATTCTCTTACTTCCATTTCAACTAATTCTAATAATTCTGGATCGTCTACCATATCTGCTTTGTTTAAGAATACTACTATGTATTGTACACCAACTCTTGATGATAATAGTATGTGTTCTCTTGTTTGTGGCATTGGACCATCTGCTGCTGAACAAACTAATATTGCTCCGTCCATTTGCGCTGCTCCAGTGATCATGTTCTTAACATAGTCAGCATGTCCTGGACAGTCAACGTGTGCATAATGTCTATTTTCAGTTTCGTACTCAACGTGAGCTGTGTTGATTGTGATTCCTCTTTCTTTTTCTTCTGGCGCTTTATCTATTTCGTCATATTTGAAAGCTTTTGCTCCACCTTTAAGTGCAAGTACTGATGTGATTGCAGCTGTTAATGTTGTCTTAC is a window encoding:
- the tuf gene encoding elongation factor Tu, encoding MSKSKFERTKPHVNIGTIGHVDHGKTTLTAAITSVLALKGGAKAFKYDEIDKAPEEKERGITINTAHVEYETENRHYAHVDCPGHADYVKNMITGAAQMDGAILVCSAADGPMPQTREHILLSSRVGVQYIVVFLNKADMVDDPELLELVEMEVRELLDEYGFPGDDTPVITGSALKALENPSDEEATKCVMELMAAVDSYIPTPERATDKPFLMPVEDVFTITGRGTVATGRVERGILHVGDEVELVGLHEETRKITVTGVEMFKKLLDEAMAGDNIGALLRGVQRDEIERGQVLSKPGSVTPHSKFVGQVYVLKKEEGGRHTPFFDGYRPQFYFRTTDVTGSIKLPDGVEMVMPGDHIDMNVELITQVAMDENLRFAIREGGRTVGSGVVTTIVE